The Dendropsophus ebraccatus isolate aDenEbr1 chromosome 10, aDenEbr1.pat, whole genome shotgun sequence genome has a segment encoding these proteins:
- the LOC138802924 gene encoding collagen alpha-1(I) chain-like: MALSVPELLQHLREAAVAFPDRAWLDTQVQAILATPAPSSAAGSPARSAGDLSAGGSLDRGPSMDCSPEVEVSPPLPARQRSSRRSRPPARLSPSSPPSSRRRRRSPRGDPPGRASLPTTRGRAARPVRNPRARPGAAGRGRSPPPSSGLLPLPGRRGQLSAAGAPGDDLAGPSASPAPGLLMSQVLPRRPQSVAGRSSDDVISGGRPRAPMRSAVHLPSSGQLAGGEWVSPASASSSLACSPEVVRDRPVPGPSGRMQPQRMDPESPAVGPTAPGQPGLGSALVWIMGHSYVCRGAQRAAMRPDGRQLGFSRRTAVVRWLGRSGMGWNRVLSEFTSFARLDRPPDILVLHVGGNDLGVRPFRELIRDIRYDMLRLWRTFPGVLVVWSDVVPRRTWKVARSVERLNKARVKVNRAVSSFVSRNGGVSVRHRDLEDCAENYWLGDGVHLNAVGIDLWMLALQEGIERALCLWRSSHI; this comes from the exons ATGGCGCTGTCGGTTCCTGAGCTGCTGCAGCACTTGAGAGAGGCGGCGGTGGCGTTCCCTGATCGAGCCTGGCTGGATACACAAGTGCAGGCTATCCTGGCCACCCCTGCTCCTTCATCGGCGGCTGGCTCCCCTGCTCGGTCTGCTGGGGATCTCTCGGCGGGCGGGTCTCTTGATCGTGGGCCCTCCATGGACTGCTCTCCGGAGGTGGAGGTGAGCCCCCCCCTTCCTGCCCGGCAGAGGAGCTCGCGGCGCTCCAGGCCTCCAGCCCGCCTGAGCCCTTCTTCTCCCCCTAGCTCCCGGCGCCGGCGCAGGAGCCCCCGCGGGGACCCCCCAGGGCGGGCTTCCCTCCCCACCACCCGGGGTCGGGCCGCCCGCCCTGTGAGGAATCCGAGAGCGCGGCCGGGTGCTGCGGGCCGGGGGAGGTCTCCGCCCCCATCCTCgggcctcctccccctgcccggaCGTCGTGGCCAGCTGAGTGCGGCAGGCGCCCCCGGTGATGACCTGGCCGGGCCGTCTGCCAGTCCTGCCCCCGGCCTTCTGATGTCCCAGGTTCTGCCGCGCCGGCCGCAGTCGGTGGCCGGGCGCTCTAGTGATGACGTCATCAGCGGCGGACGTCCTCGCGCTCCCATGCGGTCCGCTGTGCACCTGCCTTCTAGCGGCCAGCTTGCCGGGGGGGAGTgggtctctcctgcctctgcttcCTCTTCTCTGGCCTGCAGTCCTGAGGTGGTGAGGGATCGTCCGGTGCCTGGTCCCAGTGGTCGGATGCAGCCTCAGCGTATGGATCCGGAGTCTCCGGCTGTCGGGCCCACAGCACCTGGGCAGCCTG GGCTCGGCTCCGCTCTTGTGTGGATCATGGGGCATTCTTATGTCTGCAGGGGTGCGCAGAGGGCGGCCATGCGCCCTGATGGGCGGCAGCTCGGTTTTTCCAGGAGGACGGCAGTCGTGCGGTGGCTGGGGAGGAGCGGAATGGGGTGGAATCGAGTATTGTCTGAATTTACTAGCTTTGCGCGGCTGGACAGGCCCCCGGATATACTGGTGCTACACGTGGGCGGCAATGATCTGGGGGTCCGTCCATTTCGCGAGTTAATTAGAGACATTCGATATGACATGTTGCGACTCTGGAGGACTTTCCCGGGGGTGTTGGTTGTTTGGTCCGACGTGGTGCCAAGGCGGACATGGAAGGTGGCTAGGTCGGTGGAGCGTTTGAATAAAGCGCGGGTGAAGGTCAACCGGGCGGTCAGTTCCTTTGTTTCTCGGAATGGGGGAGTGTCTGTGCGGCATCGGGATCTGGAGGATTGCGCCGAAAATTATTGGCTGGGGGATGGCGTCCACTTAAATGCGGTGGGGATCGATTTGTGGATGTTGGCTCTGCAGGAGGGTATTGAGAGGGCCCTGTGTTTGTGGAGGAGCTCGCACATTTGA